One segment of Falco rusticolus isolate bFalRus1 chromosome 3, bFalRus1.pri, whole genome shotgun sequence DNA contains the following:
- the RNF186 gene encoding E3 ubiquitin-protein ligase RNF186, translating into MEKSTDKPNSGNSSTAPGVPQADKDSPVLAAEGAAEMSRAGPLTENAANVKGLGFMEEHLKKIETPSGTEQDGPDAINPAISERDCPNAKPLVMLTNINPSEACSFEMNHQCPTTTSIDTDCLVCFNKYDIYRVPKLLDCQHAFCAVCLKLILRKEESTWIITCPLCRKATFVSGGLIRTLQNKEDIMEHLENPDSNPEVHISAIGLDKNSWTLTSQDVLHGDENVPADNRLAIQRLVLLLLLVVILTILILPFIYSGLIKWVICLMLTLGLVLSMVLCCTPKFYWRCNRDSLTSCRKETHIAAIA; encoded by the coding sequence ATGGAGAAATCCACTGACAAGCCAAACAGTGGAAACAGCTCGACAGCTCCTGGAGTACCTCAGGCCGACAAGGACAGTCCTGTGCTCGCTGCAGAAGGTGCTGCAGAAATGAGCAGAGCAGGACCCCTAACCGAAAACGCTGCCAATGTGAAGGGACTGGGATTTATGGaagaacatcttaaaaaaattgaGACACCTTCAGGCACAGAGCAAGACGGTCCTGATGCCATTAACCCAGCAATTTCTGAAAGAGACTGCCCAAACGCAAAGCCTCTTGTTATGCTAACGAACATAAACCCTTCTGAAGCATGCAGTTTTGAAATGAACCACCAGTGTCCAACCACAACGTCTATTGATACGGACTGCCTAGTCTGCTTCAACAAGTACGATATTTACAGAGTACCAAAGCTCCTGGACTGCCAGCATGCCTTCTGTGCAGTCTGCCTCAAGCTCATCCTCAGGAAAGAAGAGAGTACCTGGATCATCACCTGCCCCCTGTGCAGAAAAGCCACTTTTGTGTCAGGAGGACTCATCCGCACGCTTCAAAATAAAGAAGACATCATGGAGCACTTGGAAAACCCAGATTCAAACCCTGAGGTACACATCTCAGCCATAGGGCTGGACAAAAATAGCTGGACTCTGACCAGCCAAGACGTTTTACACGGAGATGAAAATGTTCCAGCGGACAACAGACTGGCGATCCAGAGACtagtgctgctcctgctgcttgtgGTCATTCTCACTATCCTCATCCTCCCATTCATATACTCTGGGCTGATAAAATGGGTAATTTGTCTCATGCTGACTTTGGGGTTGGTCCTGTCTATGGTGCTTTGCTGCACTCCTAAATTCTACTGGAGGTGTAACAGGGACTCGCTCACCTCCTGCCGCAAGGAGACTCACATTGCTGCCATCGCCTGA